In Vigna unguiculata cultivar IT97K-499-35 chromosome 3, ASM411807v1, whole genome shotgun sequence, a single genomic region encodes these proteins:
- the LOC114178677 gene encoding sister chromatid cohesion protein PDS5 homolog A-like isoform X4, whose translation MAQKPHLQLKELGSKLETLPSSKDAIVKLLKQATPCLAELDQSPSTSTLESMKPFFNAIVKPELLKHQDRDVKLLVATCVCEITRITAPEAPYSDDILKDIFHLFVGTFRGLSDTNGASFGRRVVILETLAKYRSCVVMLDLECNDLVNEMFSIFFAVARDDHPESVLSSMQTIMVVLLEESEDVREDLLSILLSKLGREKKAVNMAARRLAMNVIQQCVGKLEPSIKQFLLSLMSGDSKPVNNQVEYHGVIYDLYCCAPQILSGVLPYVTGELLSDQLETRLKAMNLVGDIISLPGSSISEAFQPIFSEFLKRLTDRVVDVRMSVLEHVKKCLLLNPFRAEAPLIISALCERLLDFDENVRKQVVAVICDVTCHALNAVPLETVKLVSERLRDKSLLVKKYTMERLAEVYRVVCEKSSDTVNPNEYNWIPGRILRCFYDKDFRSDIIESVLCGSLFPVEFSVSVIAKHWIGVFSGFDRVEVKALEKILEQKQRLQQEMQKYLSLRQLSQDKDIPEVQKKILFCFRVMSRSFADPVKAEESFLILDQLKDANIWKILTNLVDPNTSLHQARAHRDDLLKILGEKHRLYEFLNTFSVKCSYLLFNKEHVKTILLETTAQKSAENAQHTQSCMNILVIIARFSPLLLRGSEEELVNLLKDNDDTIKEGVLNAVAKAGATIREQLAVTSSSVDLILEKLCLEGSRRQAKYAVHALAAITKDDGLKSLSVLYKKLVDMLEDKTHLPAVLQSLGCIAQTAMSVYVTREKEIEEFILKKILKSDSQEDNPKTSWDGESDLCKLKIYGIKTFVKSYLPVKDAHVRPDIDRILDILRNILLYGEVSKDLKSSSVDKAHLKLASAKAVLRLSRLWDHKIPVDLFHLTLRVSEDSFPQVRKILLGKIHHYIKDRLLDAKYACAFLLNIFGSKPNKFAEDKQNLADIIQMHHQLKARQLSSQSDANSLATYPEYILPYLVHTLAHNSCPDVDDCKEFGAYDDIYRQFHLILSMLLQRDEDVKSEVTTDKEKEIISTITCIFLSIKHSEDVVDTSKSKNSHALCDLGLTITRRLVQKDVDLLGLSHLVSLPPMLYKASEKEGDDTGVTEVKSWLADENALAHFESLELDMVHSQSAENEASKDDEKDGNEMPLRKMLKHIKSKGTSGKKGKRNKSVPAETKKAESDFDTVNMARQINGDNLGTSSNVEASNGHGHSLSKKALKDLDSAAGKKRQAKETTPVPVPKRRRSSSTHGKLTLSTSISKTSRRVSGEESPQPKLLLDEEVNPDADGKAIQKKMVKGSEKDLLLSSLKQKVNVSDGYHNDELNKPDEHDMMSLDRVQLSDKTVSNINKSSTGSTKKGKRKSIAGMAKCTTKGGEIDIEDLIGCKIKVWWPMDKKFYGGTIKSYDPLKRKHVILYEDGDVEILRLEKERWELVDKGRKSTKIKLSSLEASGQKHKGSSGSSRKKAKKIINGNQPSSKPVNRASKNNLHHEDAKETSEMSNPKETAAPKANEMYSEEELTGGFEEITRKEKSIKGTKSGSRGKRLRKEKNFRYTEESNEERQDYNEMVSEDRESVPQDSSEERELDKSNGALRENINGEELDSERREDDSDAGSSPREMARSHIEPSKSRYDDEHDTKAEISDDVPLSKWKRRMGKKSSRKEQ comes from the exons ATGGCTCAGAAGCCTCACCTGCAACTCAAGGAGCTGGGATCCAAGCTCGAGACTCTTCCTTCCTCCAAAGACGCTATCGTCAAGCTCTTGAAG CAAGCAACCCCATGTCTTGCTGAATTGGACCAGTCACCTTCAACGTCAACATTGGAGTCAATGAAGCCTTTTTTTAATGCAATTGTTAAGCCAGAACTGCTGAAGCACCAAGATAGGGATGTCAAGCTTCTAGTTGCAACATGTGTTTGTGAGATAACTCGGATCACTGCACCTGAAGCTCCCTACAGTGATGACATTCTAAAG GATATCTTCCACTTGTTTGTGGGTACTTTTAGAGGTCTAAGTGATACCAACGGTGCGTCCTTTGGCCGGAGAGTTGTTATATTGGAGACTCTCGCCAAATATAGAtcatgtgttgtgatgttggaTCTTGAATGCAATGATCTGGTGAATGAAATGTTCAGTATTTTCTTTGCAGTTGCCAG AGATGATCATCCAGAAAGTGTTCTGTCTTCTATGCAAACTATAATGGTGGTTCTCTTAGAAGAGAGTGAGGATGTGCGTGAAGATCTTTTATCTATTCTGCTGTCTAAATTAGGCCGTGAAAAAAAA GCTGTTAATATGGCTGCAAGGAGGCTTGCTATGAATGTCATACAGCAATGTGTAGGAAAACTTGAACCCAGCATTAAACAATTTTTGCTATCACTAATGTCTGGAGATAGCAAGCCGGTGAACAATCAAGTGGAATACCATGGAGTTATCTATGATCTATATTGCTGTGCTCCTCAGATCTTGTCTGGAGTTCTCCCCTATGTGACTGGAGAGCTACTG TCTGACCAGCTGGAAACCCGTTTGAAAGCTATGAACTTGGTTGGCGACATAATTTCTCTTCCTGGATCTTCCATTTCTGAAGCATTTCAGCCCATATTTTCAGAATTTTTGAAGAGGTTGACTGATAGAGTTGTTGATGTCCGCATGTCTGTCCTTGAGCATGTAAAGAAATGTCTGCTGTTGAATCCTTTCAGAGCTGAAGCTCCTCTAATAATAT CTGCCCTTTGTGAACGGCTGCTGGACTTTGATGAAAATGTTCGAAAACAAGTTGTGGCTGTTATCTGTGATGTGACATGTCATGCCCTAAATGCGGTTCCACTTGAAACTGTGAAACTTGTTTCAGAACGGCTCCGTGATAAATCT CTACTTGTTAAAAAGTATACAATGGAAAGATTAGCTGAAGTGTATAGAGTTGTTTGTGAAAAGAGCAGTGATACTGTCAATCCTAATGAATACAACTGGATTCCTGGGAGGATTCTTAGATGTTTCTATGACAAAGATTTCCG ATCTGATATAATTGAGTCTGTTCTGTGTGGATCACTGTTTCCTGTAGAATTTTCAGTCAGTGTTATTGCTAAACATTGGATTGGAGTTTTCTCTGGATTTGATAGAGTGGAGGTAAAAGCTCTTGAGAAAATACTGGAGCAGAAACAACG GTTACAGCAAGAGATGCAGAAGTATCTGTCTTTGAGGCAGTTGAGTCAG GATAAAGATATTCCCGAGGTGCAAAAGAAGATTCTTTTCTGTTTCAGAGTAATGTCTCGTTCGTTTGCTGACCCTGTAAAAGCTGAAGAGAGTTTCCTAATTCTGGATCAATTAAAAGATGCTAATATCTGGAAGATTTTGACAAATCTTGTTGATCCAAATACTAGCCTCCATCAAGCTCGTGCCCACCGG GATGATTTGCTTAAAATACTTGGAGAAAAACATCGACTCTATGAGTTTTTGAATACCTTCTCTGTGAAATGCTCTTATTTGCTTTTTAACAAGGAGCATGTAAAAACAATTCTCCTAGAAACAACAGCTCaaaaatctgcagaaaatgctCAGCATACACAATCTTGCATGAATATATTGGTG ATAATTGCTCGCTTCAGTCCATTGCTCCTTCGTGGAAGTGAGGAGGAGCTGGTGAATTTACTGAAAGATAATGATGATACAATCAAGGAAGGTGTTCTAAATGCTGTGGCTAAGGCTGGTGCTACTATTCGTGAACAACTTGCAGTCACATCAAG TTCTGTAGATCTTATATTGGAGAAACTATGTTTAGAAGGCAGTCGGAGGCAGGCAAAGTATGCTGTCCATGCACTGGCTGCAATTACAAAGGATGATGGCCTGAAGTCTCTCTCTGTTCTATACAAG AAACTTGTAGATATGCTGGAAGATAAAACACATCTGCCTGCAGTACTTCAGTCTCTGGGGTGTATTGCACAGACAGCAATGTCTGTCTATGTAACCAGagagaaggaaattgaagaatttATACTAAAGAAGATTCTGAAAAGTGATAGT CAAGAAGATAACCCGAAAACATCTTGGGATGGTGAAAGCGATCTTTGTAAGCTGAAG ATATATGGCATTAAAACATTTGTAAAGAGCTACTTGCCAGTCAAAGATGCTCATGTTCGTCCAGATATTGACAGGATTCTTGATATACTCAGGAATATTTTACTATATGGTGAAGTATCAAAGGATCTAAAATCAAG TTCAGTTGATAAGGCCCATTTGAAGCTAGCTTCTGCAAAAGCAGTTCTTCGGTTGtcaagactttgggatcacaaGATACCTGTTGATCTTTTCCACTTAACTTTAAGGGTGTCCGAG GATAGTTTCCCTCAAGTTAGGAAGATACTATTGGGTAAAATTCACCATTATATCAAAGACCGCCTTTTGGATGCCAAATATGCATGTGCTTTCTTATTGAACATATTTGGATCCAAACCAAACAAGTTTGCAGAG GATAAACAGAACCTGGCCGACATTATTCAAATGCACCACCAGTTGAAGGCACGACAACTTTCTTCACAATCAGATGCAAATTCCTTGGCCACTTACCCTGAGTACATTCTTCCGTACCTAGTTCATACACTTGCTCACAATTCATGTCCTGATGTTGATGATTGCAAGGAGTTTGGAGCATATGATGATATATACCG GCAGTTTCACTTAATACTTTCGATGCTACTGCAAAGAGATGAAGATGTCAAGTCAGAAGTAACTACTGACAAAGAGAAGGAAATTATATCTACTATCACTTGTATCTTTCTGAGTATCAAGCATTCTGAAGATGTAGTTGACACATCAAAGTCAAAG AATTCTCATGCATTATGTGACCTCGGTTTAACAATAACCAGACGCTTAGTGCAGAAGGATGTTGATTTGCTAGGATTGTCACATTTGGTTTCTCTACCTCCAATGCTATACAAAGCATCCGAGAAGGAAGGAGATGACACTGGG GTAACTGAAGTTAAAAGCTGGTTGGCTGATGAAAATGCCTTGGCTCACTTTGAATCTCTTGAACTAGATATG GTTCATTCCCAATCAGCGGAGAATGAAGCTTCAAAGGATGATGAAAAGGACGGAAATGAGATGCCTCTGCGAAAGATGTTAAAGCACATAAAATCCAAGGGAACCAGTGGCAAAAAGGGGAAAAGGAATAAGTCTGTGCCAGCTGAAACAAAAAAGGCAGAAAGTGATTTTGACACTGTAAATATGGCCAGACAAATTAATGGGGATAACTTAGGGACCTCTTCTAATGTGGAAGCAAGTAATGGCCACGGACATTCTTTGAGTAAGAAGGCCCTGAAGGATCTAGATTCTGCAGCAGGTAAAAAAAGACAAGCTAAAGAAACAACACCTGTTCCAGTGCCAAAACGTAGGCGGTCTTCATCTACTCATGGAAAATTGACATTATCAACTAGTATATCAAAGACATCCCGAAGAGTTTCAGGAGAAGAATCCCCTCAACCCAAACTTTTACTGGATGAAGAAGTTAACCCTGATGCAGATGGCAAAGCTATCCAGAAAAAAATGGTCAAAGGCAGTGAAAAAGATTTGTTATTATCCTCATTAAAACAAAAGGTTAACGTTTCTGATGGCTATCATAATGATGAGTTGAACAAACCTGATGAGCATGACATGATG AGTCTTGATCGTGTACAACTAAGTGATAAGACTGTTAGTAACATTAACAAGTCTTCCACGGGGTCCACTAAAAAggggaaaagaaaaagtattgcAGGAATGGCTAAG TGCACAACAAAGGGAGGTGAAATTGATATCGAAGATCTAATCGGTTGCAAAATTAAAGTTTGGTGGCCTATGGATAAGAA ATTTTATGGAGGCACCATTAAGTCCTATGATCCTTTGAAAAGGAAGCATGTG ATATTATATGAAGATGGAGATGTAGAAATACTCCGATTGGAAAAGGAGCGCTGGGAGCTTGTTGACAAGGGCCGCAAATCTACTAAG ATAAAGCTCTCCTCACTTGAAGC TTCTGGGCAAAAGCACAAAGGTTCAAGTGGCTCATCACGTAAAAAAGCGAAAAAAAT AATCAACGGTAATCAGCCTTCTAGCAAACCTGTAAACCGTGcatcaaaaaataatttgcatCATGAGGATGCCAAAGAGACTTCGGAGATGTCAAATCCTAAAGAAACGGCAGCCCCTAAAGCCAATGAAATGTACTCAG AAGAGGAATTGACTGGAGGGTTTGAGGAAATCACGAGAAAGGAGAAGTCTATCAAAGGTACAAAATCAGGTTCCAGAGGAAAAAGGCTACGGAAAGAGAAGAATTTTCGCTATACCGAAGAATCGAATGAAGAGAGGCAGGATTATAATGAGATGGTTTCTGAAGATAGAGAGAGTGTCCCACAAGATAGTTCCGAAGAGAGAGAATTGGATAAATCAAATGGAGCCTTGAGGGAAAATATTAATGGAGAAGAATTAGATTCTGAAAGGCGTGAAGATGATAGCGATGCTGGAAGTAGTCCTAGAGAAATGGCTAGATCACATATAGAGCCTTCAAAGAGTCGTTATGATGATGAGCATGACACAAAAGCAGAGATTTCTGATGACGTGCCTCTG AGTAAATGGAAGCGTAGGATGGGTAAGAAAAGCTCGAGGAAAGAACAATGA
- the LOC114178677 gene encoding sister chromatid cohesion protein PDS5 homolog A-like isoform X2 has protein sequence MAQKPHLQLKELGSKLETLPSSKDAIVKLLKQATPCLAELDQSPSTSTLESMKPFFNAIVKPELLKHQDRDVKLLVATCVCEITRITAPEAPYSDDILKDIFHLFVGTFRGLSDTNGASFGRRVVILETLAKYRSCVVMLDLECNDLVNEMFSIFFAVARDDHPESVLSSMQTIMVVLLEESEDVREDLLSILLSKLGREKKAVNMAARRLAMNVIQQCVGKLEPSIKQFLLSLMSGDSKPVNNQVEYHGVIYDLYCCAPQILSGVLPYVTGELLSDQLETRLKAMNLVGDIISLPGSSISEAFQPIFSEFLKRLTDRVVDVRMSVLEHVKKCLLLNPFRAEAPLIISALCERLLDFDENVRKQVVAVICDVTCHALNAVPLETVKLVSERLRDKSLLVKKYTMERLAEVYRVVCEKSSDTVNPNEYNWIPGRILRCFYDKDFRSDIIESVLCGSLFPVEFSVSVIAKHWIGVFSGFDRVEVKALEKILEQKQRLQQEMQKYLSLRQLSQDKDIPEVQKKILFCFRVMSRSFADPVKAEESFLILDQLKDANIWKILTNLVDPNTSLHQARAHRDDLLKILGEKHRLYEFLNTFSVKCSYLLFNKEHVKTILLETTAQKSAENAQHTQSCMNILVIIARFSPLLLRGSEEELVNLLKDNDDTIKEGVLNAVAKAGATIREQLAVTSSSVDLILEKLCLEGSRRQAKYAVHALAAITKDDGLKSLSVLYKKLVDMLEDKTHLPAVLQSLGCIAQTAMSVYVTREKEIEEFILKKILKSDSQEDNPKTSWDGESDLCKLKIYGIKTFVKSYLPVKDAHVRPDIDRILDILRNILLYGEVSKDLKSSSVDKAHLKLASAKAVLRLSRLWDHKIPVDLFHLTLRVSEDSFPQVRKILLGKIHHYIKDRLLDAKYACAFLLNIFGSKPNKFAEDKQNLADIIQMHHQLKARQLSSQSDANSLATYPEYILPYLVHTLAHNSCPDVDDCKEFGAYDDIYRQFHLILSMLLQRDEDVKSEVTTDKEKEIISTITCIFLSIKHSEDVVDTSKSKNSHALCDLGLTITRRLVQKDVDLLGLSHLVSLPPMLYKASEKEGDDTGVTEVKSWLADENALAHFESLELDMVHSQSAENEASKDDEKDGNEMPLRKMLKHIKSKGTSGKKGKRNKSVPAETKKAESDFDTVNMARQINGDNLGTSSNVEASNGHGHSLSKKALKDLDSAAGKKRQAKETTPVPVPKRRRSSSTHGKLTLSTSISKTSRRVSGEESPQPKLLLDEEVNPDADGKAIQKKMVKGSEKDLLLSSLKQKVNVSDGYHNDELNKPDEHDMMSLDRVQLSDKTVSNINKSSTGSTKKGKRKSIAGMAKCTTKGGEIDIEDLIGCKIKVWWPMDKKFYGGTIKSYDPLKRKHVILYEDGDVEILRLEKERWELVDKGRKSTKIKLSSLEASGQKHKGSSGSSRKKAKKIINGNQPSSKPVNRASKNNLHHEDAKETSEMSNPKETAAPKANEMYSGDSEEELTGGFEEITRKEKSIKGTKSGSRGKRLRKEKNFRYTEESNEERQDYNEMVSEDRESVPQDSSEERELDKSNGALRENINGEELDSERREDDSDAGSSPREMARSHIEPSKSRYDDEHDTKAEISDDVPLSKWKRRMGKKSSRKEQ, from the exons ATGGCTCAGAAGCCTCACCTGCAACTCAAGGAGCTGGGATCCAAGCTCGAGACTCTTCCTTCCTCCAAAGACGCTATCGTCAAGCTCTTGAAG CAAGCAACCCCATGTCTTGCTGAATTGGACCAGTCACCTTCAACGTCAACATTGGAGTCAATGAAGCCTTTTTTTAATGCAATTGTTAAGCCAGAACTGCTGAAGCACCAAGATAGGGATGTCAAGCTTCTAGTTGCAACATGTGTTTGTGAGATAACTCGGATCACTGCACCTGAAGCTCCCTACAGTGATGACATTCTAAAG GATATCTTCCACTTGTTTGTGGGTACTTTTAGAGGTCTAAGTGATACCAACGGTGCGTCCTTTGGCCGGAGAGTTGTTATATTGGAGACTCTCGCCAAATATAGAtcatgtgttgtgatgttggaTCTTGAATGCAATGATCTGGTGAATGAAATGTTCAGTATTTTCTTTGCAGTTGCCAG AGATGATCATCCAGAAAGTGTTCTGTCTTCTATGCAAACTATAATGGTGGTTCTCTTAGAAGAGAGTGAGGATGTGCGTGAAGATCTTTTATCTATTCTGCTGTCTAAATTAGGCCGTGAAAAAAAA GCTGTTAATATGGCTGCAAGGAGGCTTGCTATGAATGTCATACAGCAATGTGTAGGAAAACTTGAACCCAGCATTAAACAATTTTTGCTATCACTAATGTCTGGAGATAGCAAGCCGGTGAACAATCAAGTGGAATACCATGGAGTTATCTATGATCTATATTGCTGTGCTCCTCAGATCTTGTCTGGAGTTCTCCCCTATGTGACTGGAGAGCTACTG TCTGACCAGCTGGAAACCCGTTTGAAAGCTATGAACTTGGTTGGCGACATAATTTCTCTTCCTGGATCTTCCATTTCTGAAGCATTTCAGCCCATATTTTCAGAATTTTTGAAGAGGTTGACTGATAGAGTTGTTGATGTCCGCATGTCTGTCCTTGAGCATGTAAAGAAATGTCTGCTGTTGAATCCTTTCAGAGCTGAAGCTCCTCTAATAATAT CTGCCCTTTGTGAACGGCTGCTGGACTTTGATGAAAATGTTCGAAAACAAGTTGTGGCTGTTATCTGTGATGTGACATGTCATGCCCTAAATGCGGTTCCACTTGAAACTGTGAAACTTGTTTCAGAACGGCTCCGTGATAAATCT CTACTTGTTAAAAAGTATACAATGGAAAGATTAGCTGAAGTGTATAGAGTTGTTTGTGAAAAGAGCAGTGATACTGTCAATCCTAATGAATACAACTGGATTCCTGGGAGGATTCTTAGATGTTTCTATGACAAAGATTTCCG ATCTGATATAATTGAGTCTGTTCTGTGTGGATCACTGTTTCCTGTAGAATTTTCAGTCAGTGTTATTGCTAAACATTGGATTGGAGTTTTCTCTGGATTTGATAGAGTGGAGGTAAAAGCTCTTGAGAAAATACTGGAGCAGAAACAACG GTTACAGCAAGAGATGCAGAAGTATCTGTCTTTGAGGCAGTTGAGTCAG GATAAAGATATTCCCGAGGTGCAAAAGAAGATTCTTTTCTGTTTCAGAGTAATGTCTCGTTCGTTTGCTGACCCTGTAAAAGCTGAAGAGAGTTTCCTAATTCTGGATCAATTAAAAGATGCTAATATCTGGAAGATTTTGACAAATCTTGTTGATCCAAATACTAGCCTCCATCAAGCTCGTGCCCACCGG GATGATTTGCTTAAAATACTTGGAGAAAAACATCGACTCTATGAGTTTTTGAATACCTTCTCTGTGAAATGCTCTTATTTGCTTTTTAACAAGGAGCATGTAAAAACAATTCTCCTAGAAACAACAGCTCaaaaatctgcagaaaatgctCAGCATACACAATCTTGCATGAATATATTGGTG ATAATTGCTCGCTTCAGTCCATTGCTCCTTCGTGGAAGTGAGGAGGAGCTGGTGAATTTACTGAAAGATAATGATGATACAATCAAGGAAGGTGTTCTAAATGCTGTGGCTAAGGCTGGTGCTACTATTCGTGAACAACTTGCAGTCACATCAAG TTCTGTAGATCTTATATTGGAGAAACTATGTTTAGAAGGCAGTCGGAGGCAGGCAAAGTATGCTGTCCATGCACTGGCTGCAATTACAAAGGATGATGGCCTGAAGTCTCTCTCTGTTCTATACAAG AAACTTGTAGATATGCTGGAAGATAAAACACATCTGCCTGCAGTACTTCAGTCTCTGGGGTGTATTGCACAGACAGCAATGTCTGTCTATGTAACCAGagagaaggaaattgaagaatttATACTAAAGAAGATTCTGAAAAGTGATAGT CAAGAAGATAACCCGAAAACATCTTGGGATGGTGAAAGCGATCTTTGTAAGCTGAAG ATATATGGCATTAAAACATTTGTAAAGAGCTACTTGCCAGTCAAAGATGCTCATGTTCGTCCAGATATTGACAGGATTCTTGATATACTCAGGAATATTTTACTATATGGTGAAGTATCAAAGGATCTAAAATCAAG TTCAGTTGATAAGGCCCATTTGAAGCTAGCTTCTGCAAAAGCAGTTCTTCGGTTGtcaagactttgggatcacaaGATACCTGTTGATCTTTTCCACTTAACTTTAAGGGTGTCCGAG GATAGTTTCCCTCAAGTTAGGAAGATACTATTGGGTAAAATTCACCATTATATCAAAGACCGCCTTTTGGATGCCAAATATGCATGTGCTTTCTTATTGAACATATTTGGATCCAAACCAAACAAGTTTGCAGAG GATAAACAGAACCTGGCCGACATTATTCAAATGCACCACCAGTTGAAGGCACGACAACTTTCTTCACAATCAGATGCAAATTCCTTGGCCACTTACCCTGAGTACATTCTTCCGTACCTAGTTCATACACTTGCTCACAATTCATGTCCTGATGTTGATGATTGCAAGGAGTTTGGAGCATATGATGATATATACCG GCAGTTTCACTTAATACTTTCGATGCTACTGCAAAGAGATGAAGATGTCAAGTCAGAAGTAACTACTGACAAAGAGAAGGAAATTATATCTACTATCACTTGTATCTTTCTGAGTATCAAGCATTCTGAAGATGTAGTTGACACATCAAAGTCAAAG AATTCTCATGCATTATGTGACCTCGGTTTAACAATAACCAGACGCTTAGTGCAGAAGGATGTTGATTTGCTAGGATTGTCACATTTGGTTTCTCTACCTCCAATGCTATACAAAGCATCCGAGAAGGAAGGAGATGACACTGGG GTAACTGAAGTTAAAAGCTGGTTGGCTGATGAAAATGCCTTGGCTCACTTTGAATCTCTTGAACTAGATATG GTTCATTCCCAATCAGCGGAGAATGAAGCTTCAAAGGATGATGAAAAGGACGGAAATGAGATGCCTCTGCGAAAGATGTTAAAGCACATAAAATCCAAGGGAACCAGTGGCAAAAAGGGGAAAAGGAATAAGTCTGTGCCAGCTGAAACAAAAAAGGCAGAAAGTGATTTTGACACTGTAAATATGGCCAGACAAATTAATGGGGATAACTTAGGGACCTCTTCTAATGTGGAAGCAAGTAATGGCCACGGACATTCTTTGAGTAAGAAGGCCCTGAAGGATCTAGATTCTGCAGCAGGTAAAAAAAGACAAGCTAAAGAAACAACACCTGTTCCAGTGCCAAAACGTAGGCGGTCTTCATCTACTCATGGAAAATTGACATTATCAACTAGTATATCAAAGACATCCCGAAGAGTTTCAGGAGAAGAATCCCCTCAACCCAAACTTTTACTGGATGAAGAAGTTAACCCTGATGCAGATGGCAAAGCTATCCAGAAAAAAATGGTCAAAGGCAGTGAAAAAGATTTGTTATTATCCTCATTAAAACAAAAGGTTAACGTTTCTGATGGCTATCATAATGATGAGTTGAACAAACCTGATGAGCATGACATGATG AGTCTTGATCGTGTACAACTAAGTGATAAGACTGTTAGTAACATTAACAAGTCTTCCACGGGGTCCACTAAAAAggggaaaagaaaaagtattgcAGGAATGGCTAAG TGCACAACAAAGGGAGGTGAAATTGATATCGAAGATCTAATCGGTTGCAAAATTAAAGTTTGGTGGCCTATGGATAAGAA ATTTTATGGAGGCACCATTAAGTCCTATGATCCTTTGAAAAGGAAGCATGTG ATATTATATGAAGATGGAGATGTAGAAATACTCCGATTGGAAAAGGAGCGCTGGGAGCTTGTTGACAAGGGCCGCAAATCTACTAAG ATAAAGCTCTCCTCACTTGAAGC TTCTGGGCAAAAGCACAAAGGTTCAAGTGGCTCATCACGTAAAAAAGCGAAAAAAAT AATCAACGGTAATCAGCCTTCTAGCAAACCTGTAAACCGTGcatcaaaaaataatttgcatCATGAGGATGCCAAAGAGACTTCGGAGATGTCAAATCCTAAAGAAACGGCAGCCCCTAAAGCCAATGAAATGTACTCAG GTGATTCAGAAGAGGAATTGACTGGAGGGTTTGAGGAAATCACGAGAAAGGAGAAGTCTATCAAAGGTACAAAATCAGGTTCCAGAGGAAAAAGGCTACGGAAAGAGAAGAATTTTCGCTATACCGAAGAATCGAATGAAGAGAGGCAGGATTATAATGAGATGGTTTCTGAAGATAGAGAGAGTGTCCCACAAGATAGTTCCGAAGAGAGAGAATTGGATAAATCAAATGGAGCCTTGAGGGAAAATATTAATGGAGAAGAATTAGATTCTGAAAGGCGTGAAGATGATAGCGATGCTGGAAGTAGTCCTAGAGAAATGGCTAGATCACATATAGAGCCTTCAAAGAGTCGTTATGATGATGAGCATGACACAAAAGCAGAGATTTCTGATGACGTGCCTCTG AGTAAATGGAAGCGTAGGATGGGTAAGAAAAGCTCGAGGAAAGAACAATGA